One part of the Saprospiraceae bacterium genome encodes these proteins:
- the purQ gene encoding phosphoribosylformylglycinamidine synthase subunit PurQ, whose amino-acid sequence MKFGVVVFPGSNCDDDMVYVLGDVFKKNVEKIWHKETILAGFNPGDCIFLPGGFSYGDYLRCGAIARFSPIMKDVIRFANEGGLVIGICNGFQILCEAGLLPGQLLTNKSENFICKNVYLKPHTIDSPLTCNLEKDKTYKIPIAHADGRYFADETVLKSLVQNDQILFQYAHEDGRIDDLSNINGSCLNIAGICNLQKNVCGIMPHPERAAESELGNTDGRQILESLFVWISQYSMSIA is encoded by the coding sequence ATGAAATTTGGAGTCGTTGTTTTTCCCGGATCTAATTGTGATGATGATATGGTTTACGTCCTGGGCGATGTATTCAAAAAAAATGTAGAAAAGATTTGGCATAAAGAAACAATATTAGCAGGCTTTAATCCAGGGGATTGTATTTTCTTACCGGGTGGTTTTTCATATGGAGACTATTTAAGATGCGGTGCCATAGCAAGATTTTCTCCGATCATGAAAGATGTAATCAGATTTGCAAATGAAGGTGGATTGGTGATTGGAATTTGTAATGGTTTTCAAATTCTTTGTGAAGCAGGATTACTTCCAGGCCAATTATTGACAAATAAAAGTGAAAACTTTATTTGTAAAAACGTTTATTTAAAACCTCACACTATAGATTCTCCACTTACTTGTAATCTGGAAAAAGACAAAACCTATAAAATTCCGATTGCACATGCAGATGGTCGTTACTTCGCAGATGAAACAGTTTTAAAATCCTTGGTTCAAAATGATCAGATTTTGTTTCAATATGCCCATGAAGATGGCCGAATCGACGATTTATCAAATATCAATGGTTCTTGTCTGAATATTGCAGGGATTTGTAATCTGCAGAAAAATGTCTGTGGTATCATGCCACACCCCGAGCGCGCTGCAGAATCTGAGCTTGGAAATACAGATGGAAGGCAAATTTTGGAATCCCTTTTCGTTTGGATAAGCCAATATTCTATGAGTATTGCTTGA
- a CDS encoding ATP-binding cassette domain-containing protein: MISALNIFKNFGEQIVLNDVTCIFEPGKTNLIIGRSGAGKTVLLKILIGLVPPSSGKVWYDDVDFYALDKQQLRELRMQIGMLFQGSALFDSMNVEDNIRFPLDMFSNMTKKEKETRVNYCLERVNLTGNNKKFPSELSGGMQKRVGIARAIVLKPKYLFCDEPNSGLDPKTSLVIDELIYAITKEDNIITVINTHDMNSVMEIGDNIFLLHEGQLAWTGNKDEVLTSTNEILDGFIFASPFLQKLKQKMKQIERS; encoded by the coding sequence ATGATAAGTGCCTTAAACATTTTTAAAAATTTTGGTGAACAGATCGTCTTAAATGATGTCACTTGTATATTTGAACCAGGAAAAACTAATTTAATTATTGGACGATCCGGGGCTGGTAAAACCGTTTTATTGAAAATATTAATTGGATTAGTTCCACCCAGTTCTGGCAAAGTTTGGTATGATGATGTTGATTTTTATGCATTGGATAAACAACAACTCCGCGAATTAAGAATGCAAATCGGAATGTTATTTCAAGGTTCTGCATTGTTTGATTCTATGAATGTTGAAGATAATATCCGATTTCCATTGGATATGTTTTCAAATATGACTAAAAAAGAAAAAGAAACCCGGGTTAACTATTGTTTAGAACGTGTTAATTTAACAGGGAACAATAAAAAATTTCCATCTGAACTTTCAGGAGGAATGCAAAAACGTGTAGGCATTGCACGGGCAATCGTTTTAAAACCTAAATATCTCTTCTGTGATGAACCAAATTCCGGTTTAGATCCGAAAACTTCTTTAGTTATCGATGAACTAATTTATGCTATAACAAAAGAAGATAATATAATTACAGTTATTAATACCCATGACATGAATAGTGTTATGGAAATAGGAGATAATATCTTTCTGCTCCATGAAGGACAATTAGCCTGGACAGGAAATAAGGATGAAGTGCTCACAAGTACAAATGAAATTCTCGATGGATTTATTTTTGCATCCCCCTTTCTCCAAAAATTAAAACAAAAGATGAAACAAATTGAACGCTCATAA
- a CDS encoding polyprenyl synthetase family protein, which produces MHAAITLDEIKKPVNQALVEFDRHFKQAMSSKVPLLDRITYYLVKTKGKQFRPLIALLSAKLFGEIHEKSYAAATLVELLHTATLVHDDVVDESYQRRGFFSIKALWKNKIAVLVGDYLLSRGLLTALQKKHFDLLEILSTAVSEMSEGELLQLEKARRLDITEAIYFQIIKQKTASLIRSACVCGAKSNTEDESHLNNMFHFGEKIGIAFQIKDDLMDLSNDFTGKPKIADIKEKKMTLPLIAALSAAPMPKKNRIISLIRNQNENQNSIQEVIQFIHDYKGIETAQFKMDQYRDEALAILKNLPQNEANVALTKLCYFVTERKK; this is translated from the coding sequence ATGCATGCAGCTATTACCCTGGACGAAATCAAGAAGCCTGTAAATCAGGCACTTGTTGAATTTGACCGCCATTTTAAACAAGCGATGAGTAGTAAAGTACCTTTGCTTGACCGGATCACTTATTATTTAGTTAAAACAAAAGGAAAACAATTCCGGCCTTTGATTGCATTACTATCTGCAAAGTTATTTGGCGAAATCCATGAAAAATCATATGCTGCAGCGACCTTAGTGGAATTATTACATACTGCCACTTTAGTGCACGATGATGTAGTTGATGAATCCTACCAACGCCGAGGTTTTTTTTCAATTAAAGCGCTTTGGAAGAATAAAATTGCCGTGTTAGTTGGTGATTATCTCTTATCCAGAGGACTCTTAACCGCGTTACAAAAAAAACATTTCGATTTGCTTGAAATTCTTTCCACTGCCGTCAGTGAAATGAGTGAAGGGGAATTACTGCAATTGGAAAAAGCCCGAAGATTAGATATCACAGAAGCGATTTATTTCCAGATAATAAAACAAAAAACAGCTTCTTTAATTCGTTCAGCATGTGTTTGTGGAGCTAAAAGTAATACTGAGGATGAAAGCCATTTGAATAATATGTTTCATTTTGGAGAAAAAATAGGAATTGCATTTCAAATTAAAGATGATCTTATGGATTTATCGAATGACTTTACCGGTAAACCTAAAATTGCCGATATTAAAGAAAAGAAAATGACGCTGCCTTTAATTGCTGCTTTATCTGCTGCTCCTATGCCTAAAAAGAACAGAATTATCTCATTGATTCGAAATCAAAATGAAAATCAAAATTCAATCCAAGAAGTGATACAGTTTATACATGATTATAAAGGAATCGAAACGGCTCAATTTAAAATGGATCAATACCGTGATGAAGCACTGGCAATTTTAAAGAACCTACCCCAAAATGAAGCGAATGTTGCCTTAACTAAATTATGTTATTTTGTCACAGAACGAAAAAAATAA
- a CDS encoding ABC transporter permease has product MQWLRQAFLKPERFNMYWKETLRQMNSIGIGSLVIVGIISIFIGAVTAVQFAYQMGDSLIPRFYVGYIVRDMTIIELAPTFSCMLLAGKVGSNLAAELGGMRQKEHIDAMEIMGVNTTAYLVQPKIIAALFVVPMLVCVGAFISIIGGYLAVVPTHWFSHAEYIRGLRSFFEPYNVFMMFVKAIVFAFILTSVSCYQGYFVKGGSIELGEASTRAVVYSNILILLSDYIIAMLMTS; this is encoded by the coding sequence ATGCAATGGCTGCGTCAAGCCTTTCTCAAACCAGAACGATTTAATATGTACTGGAAAGAAACTTTGCGTCAAATGAATAGTATTGGAATTGGTTCCCTTGTTATCGTTGGAATCATATCCATATTTATTGGTGCTGTTACTGCAGTTCAATTTGCATATCAAATGGGAGATTCATTAATCCCCAGATTTTATGTTGGATATATTGTAAGAGACATGACGATCATTGAATTGGCACCCACGTTTTCCTGTATGTTGCTCGCAGGAAAAGTAGGATCCAACCTTGCAGCAGAATTAGGTGGTATGCGTCAAAAAGAACATATTGATGCAATGGAAATTATGGGTGTAAATACCACTGCATATTTGGTTCAACCAAAAATCATTGCCGCTTTATTTGTTGTACCGATGTTAGTTTGTGTTGGCGCTTTTATAAGTATCATAGGGGGTTATTTAGCAGTTGTGCCTACACATTGGTTTTCTCATGCTGAATATATTCGTGGGCTAAGATCATTTTTTGAGCCTTATAACGTATTTATGATGTTTGTTAAAGCAATCGTTTTTGCTTTTATACTTACCTCTGTTTCCTGTTATCAGGGATACTTTGTAAAAGGTGGCAGTATAGAATTAGGAGAAGCAAGTACCCGAGCCGTTGTTTATTCTAATATTTTAATTCTGCTATCAGATTATATCATAGCTATGTTAATGACCTCATGA
- the tsaE gene encoding tRNA (adenosine(37)-N6)-threonylcarbamoyltransferase complex ATPase subunit type 1 TsaE: protein MSTIEYIKTEKELHTFAMEVLPLIKKYSIICLEGSMGAGKTRFVRALGEHLGIESEVSSPTFSIINEYVCSQNSWAIKQLFHMDLYRLKNIQEAIDIGIREYFDSGTLCLIEWPELVAPLLEQEMLLRIRIEVLDNNQRKFTLTL from the coding sequence ATGAGCACCATTGAATATATAAAAACAGAAAAAGAACTTCATACGTTTGCTATGGAAGTTTTACCCTTGATAAAAAAGTATTCTATTATCTGTCTGGAAGGATCCATGGGGGCTGGTAAAACTCGTTTTGTAAGAGCCCTCGGAGAACACCTTGGTATTGAAAGTGAAGTGAGCAGTCCGACGTTTTCTATTATTAATGAATATGTTTGTAGCCAGAATTCATGGGCAATTAAACAATTGTTTCATATGGATTTATATCGGCTTAAAAATATTCAGGAAGCTATTGATATAGGGATTCGGGAGTATTTTGATAGTGGGACGCTTTGTCTCATTGAATGGCCTGAATTGGTAGCACCATTACTGGAGCAAGAAATGCTCTTAAGAATCCGGATCGAAGTGTTGGATAATAATCAAAGAAAGTTTACCTTAACCCTTTGA
- a CDS encoding alanine dehydrogenase, translating into MQDPIYYTSAQQEFLTQPEMLELYKAKSSLRIGITKETTLQENRVALVPVSVSNLVARGHEIVIESGAGKKAHYSDRDYSEAGAIISHDRKMVFDCDIILKVAPPTHEELQWFHPNQVLVSPLHLPVIDYEYIQALRQKRVMAIAMEYLQADDGTFPLVRIMSEIAGISVVQTAAELLSNPIHGKGLLLGGISGVPPAKVVILGAGVVAEFATRAALALGASVRIFDDNIHKLIRIQNRIGRQLYTSSLNPITLTQQLMTADVAIGAIHSKTGRTPLLVSEEMIMKMKSGSVIIDVSIDQGGCFETSQVTSHDNPTRTIHGVLHYGVPNIPSKVARTASIGISNIITTILQQAGDTGSFEHLIYTHKGLRNGIYTYKGCLTNEYLSQRFGIKYTNLDLLLTSTI; encoded by the coding sequence ATGCAGGATCCTATATATTATACTTCCGCTCAACAGGAATTTCTGACACAACCGGAAATGCTTGAATTATATAAAGCCAAATCCTCCTTGCGCATTGGAATTACTAAAGAAACCACCTTGCAAGAAAACAGGGTCGCCTTAGTACCGGTATCAGTGAGTAATTTGGTGGCAAGAGGCCATGAAATTGTAATTGAATCTGGAGCAGGCAAAAAAGCACATTATAGTGATCGGGATTATTCAGAAGCAGGTGCAATCATATCCCATGATCGCAAAATGGTTTTTGATTGTGATATTATTCTTAAAGTTGCACCGCCAACGCATGAAGAACTACAATGGTTTCATCCAAATCAAGTCTTGGTTTCTCCATTGCATCTTCCGGTAATCGATTATGAATATATACAAGCACTGCGCCAGAAAAGGGTAATGGCCATAGCAATGGAATATTTACAAGCGGATGATGGCACCTTTCCTTTAGTACGAATTATGTCGGAAATTGCAGGGATTTCTGTGGTACAAACGGCTGCAGAATTATTAAGTAACCCAATCCATGGGAAAGGTTTGCTTTTAGGTGGAATTTCCGGTGTACCTCCAGCTAAAGTTGTAATTCTAGGTGCTGGGGTGGTAGCTGAATTTGCAACCCGGGCAGCATTAGCACTTGGAGCCTCCGTTCGAATTTTTGATGATAATATCCATAAATTAATTCGGATTCAAAATAGGATTGGAAGACAACTTTATACCTCTTCATTGAATCCAATTACGCTAACTCAACAATTAATGACGGCGGATGTCGCGATTGGAGCCATTCATAGTAAAACAGGTCGTACCCCTTTATTGGTTTCTGAAGAAATGATCATGAAAATGAAATCAGGTTCTGTCATTATTGATGTGAGTATTGATCAAGGTGGCTGTTTTGAAACGAGTCAGGTAACTTCCCATGATAATCCAACTCGAACTATCCATGGAGTCCTCCATTATGGAGTTCCTAATATTCCATCTAAAGTGGCAAGGACCGCATCTATTGGGATTAGTAATATAATTACCACCATTCTTCAACAAGCAGGAGACACTGGAAGCTTTGAGCATTTAATTTACACCCATAAAGGTTTGCGAAATGGTATTTATACTTATAAAGGATGTTTGACAAATGAATACTTAAGTCAACGATTTGGAATTAAATATACAAATTTAGATTTGTTATTGACGTCCACTATTTAA
- a CDS encoding thioredoxin family protein, whose product MQFKGLFSLVLALGFSLTSFSQILEPVHWSHEVKRLSPNTFEIILKAKMDAGWAIYSQSSDPNAAQPTEISIQKAPGLELIGKAEEIGKKKEGPEPLFDNLIVSKYYDHVAFVQKIKVKDPSKPIQASAYFMSCNSEKCIPPTNQDFAISLNGEALEEKSMGGMPGSMPQTSVGLTGNPIQSEPSGLLDPVKVKSELISKENGVYALKFIADIQEGWYIYSHDIGEDGPLPTSIEFSDSASFEKIGAISENSEHKLEGYDEIFEMKLIKYKHQVSFSQDIKVKDNSKPIKGFFTFQSCDATKCLPPKDINFVFDPSTNSLKLETEGIGIITPNIIDGNSIDLTVPALIETQKNPAGQCGEERIEGKNHFWTFIFGFLGGLLALLTPCVFPMIPLTVSFFTKETKRKGFRNALIYGLSIIVIYVAIGILITAVFGATALNELSTNWIANTLFFIIFIIFAFSFFGYYEITLPSSWANKSDKMAESGGLIGIFFMAFTLAIVSFSCTGPIIGSAIVQSATSKMGPFIVMLGFSTALAIPFGLFAAFPAFLNSLPKSGSWMNSVKVVLGFLELALAFKFLSVADMCQHWGILGYELFMGFWVLIFALMSLYLFGFIKFPHDSPLKKLSATRWMFALASLAATIYLSTGFMYNKELQSYNSLKLMSGLAPPANYNYFLASANVNQDIKNKYPSFTKCANNLDCFKNYHEGLAFAKEVNKPMLVDFTGYGCVNCRKTEEHIWVDVKVRNRIANDYVLVSLYVDDRSPLDKELYSAVRKTPIRNIGNKWADFQIVNFNQNSQPLYVLVSPKEEVLAKPRGFKEGVESYEAFLDCGLDAFNKIKSVGFGH is encoded by the coding sequence ATGCAGTTTAAAGGCCTTTTTTCTTTAGTTTTAGCTTTAGGGTTTAGTCTGACTTCATTTTCCCAGATATTGGAGCCAGTTCACTGGAGCCATGAAGTAAAGCGTTTAAGTCCGAATACCTTTGAAATTATTCTAAAAGCCAAAATGGATGCGGGCTGGGCAATATATAGTCAAAGCTCAGACCCAAATGCAGCGCAACCTACTGAAATCAGTATACAAAAAGCACCTGGCTTGGAACTTATAGGAAAAGCCGAGGAAATTGGCAAGAAAAAGGAAGGTCCAGAACCATTATTTGATAATCTGATAGTTTCTAAATATTATGATCATGTAGCGTTTGTTCAAAAAATAAAAGTTAAAGATCCATCTAAACCGATTCAAGCTTCAGCATATTTTATGAGCTGTAATAGCGAAAAGTGTATTCCACCAACTAATCAGGATTTTGCAATTTCTTTAAATGGGGAAGCACTGGAAGAAAAATCTATGGGAGGAATGCCTGGATCTATGCCGCAAACAAGTGTCGGACTTACAGGAAATCCAATTCAATCAGAACCAAGCGGTTTACTGGATCCGGTAAAAGTAAAATCAGAATTGATATCCAAAGAAAATGGAGTTTATGCCTTAAAATTTATTGCAGATATTCAAGAAGGTTGGTATATCTATAGTCACGACATTGGAGAGGATGGACCGCTGCCTACGAGTATAGAATTCTCCGATTCTGCATCCTTTGAAAAAATAGGAGCTATCTCAGAAAATTCAGAACATAAACTTGAAGGTTATGATGAAATATTTGAAATGAAATTAATCAAATATAAACATCAAGTTTCTTTTAGTCAGGATATAAAAGTTAAAGATAATAGTAAACCAATAAAAGGATTTTTTACCTTTCAATCTTGCGATGCTACAAAATGTTTACCACCAAAAGATATTAATTTTGTTTTTGATCCATCTACAAATAGTTTAAAACTTGAAACAGAAGGTATCGGAATTATCACACCAAATATAATTGATGGAAATTCCATTGATCTAACAGTACCCGCTTTGATTGAAACACAGAAAAATCCTGCAGGTCAATGTGGAGAGGAAAGAATTGAAGGAAAGAATCATTTCTGGACATTTATTTTTGGTTTTCTTGGTGGATTATTAGCGTTATTAACACCCTGCGTATTTCCTATGATTCCATTAACCGTTTCTTTTTTTACGAAAGAAACAAAACGAAAGGGATTTAGAAATGCTTTAATTTATGGACTTTCTATTATTGTTATTTATGTTGCTATTGGTATTTTAATTACAGCTGTTTTTGGTGCCACGGCATTAAATGAATTATCCACAAATTGGATTGCAAATACTTTATTTTTTATCATCTTTATCATATTTGCTTTTTCATTTTTTGGTTATTATGAAATCACCTTACCGAGTTCATGGGCAAATAAAAGTGATAAAATGGCTGAATCCGGAGGACTCATTGGAATCTTTTTTATGGCATTTACTTTAGCCATAGTTAGTTTTTCTTGCACAGGTCCAATAATTGGATCTGCAATTGTGCAATCGGCTACTTCCAAAATGGGACCCTTTATTGTAATGCTTGGATTTTCTACAGCGTTAGCAATTCCGTTTGGATTGTTTGCTGCATTTCCAGCTTTTTTAAATTCATTACCTAAGTCAGGATCCTGGATGAATAGTGTGAAAGTAGTCTTGGGTTTTTTAGAATTGGCATTAGCATTTAAATTTTTATCAGTTGCTGATATGTGCCAGCATTGGGGAATATTAGGGTATGAATTATTTATGGGATTTTGGGTACTCATCTTTGCTTTGATGAGTTTGTATTTATTTGGATTTATTAAGTTTCCTCATGACAGTCCGCTAAAAAAGCTTTCGGCAACTCGTTGGATGTTTGCACTTGCTTCATTAGCAGCAACTATTTATCTGTCTACAGGGTTTATGTATAACAAGGAATTGCAATCTTACAATTCTTTAAAATTGATGAGTGGTCTGGCACCACCTGCAAATTATAATTATTTTTTAGCAAGTGCAAATGTGAATCAAGATATTAAGAATAAATATCCATCCTTTACAAAATGTGCAAATAATCTTGACTGTTTTAAAAATTATCATGAAGGATTAGCTTTTGCTAAGGAAGTGAATAAACCTATGCTCGTAGATTTTACAGGATATGGCTGTGTAAATTGTAGAAAAACAGAAGAGCATATTTGGGTTGATGTTAAAGTGCGAAATCGAATAGCGAATGATTATGTTTTAGTCTCTTTATATGTAGACGATCGTTCACCACTAGACAAAGAATTATATTCAGCAGTACGCAAAACACCCATTAGAAATATTGGGAATAAATGGGCCGATTTTCAAATTGTAAATTTTAATCAGAATAGTCAACCACTTTATGTGCTTGTGAGTCCGAAAGAAGAAGTTTTGGCGAAACCTCGAGGTTTTAAAGAAGGTGTTGAAAGTTATGAAGCTTTTCTTGATTGTGGTTTGGATGCTTTTAATAAAATTAAGTCCGTAGGATTTGGACATTAA